Proteins encoded together in one Catenulispora sp. EB89 window:
- a CDS encoding alpha/beta hydrolase: MPLDPQIQAMRERRVQAAAPPLYTLSLAEARAADLASIQAEAHEPEQVHEVVDRMVPAEGRDIPVRVYRPSAEAVLPTLLYFFGGGWTLGGLDTSDGVCRSLANLAGVQVVAVGYRLAPEHRFPAAVNDCHDALRHIAAHPDEFGTNAGALAVAGDSAGGNLAAVAALLARDDKLELAGQLLVYPNTDQLAAEGSMYENVDPWLFNHRSVSWYRKHYLADDADALNPLASPLLAPDLSGLPPALIITAEYDPLRDQGEAYARRLAAAGVSVELTRYEGMVHGFFTMTGAVDAARHAVDQAAGALRGWFAMNTVAS; this comes from the coding sequence ATGCCCCTCGATCCCCAGATCCAGGCCATGCGCGAGCGCCGAGTCCAGGCCGCCGCGCCCCCGCTCTACACCCTCAGCCTCGCCGAGGCGCGGGCCGCCGACCTCGCGTCGATCCAGGCCGAGGCGCACGAGCCGGAGCAGGTGCACGAGGTGGTCGACCGGATGGTGCCGGCGGAGGGGCGCGACATCCCGGTGCGGGTGTACCGCCCGAGCGCCGAGGCGGTGCTGCCGACGCTGCTGTACTTCTTCGGCGGCGGCTGGACGCTCGGGGGCCTGGACACCAGCGACGGCGTGTGCCGCTCGCTCGCCAACCTGGCCGGGGTCCAGGTCGTCGCGGTCGGCTACCGGCTGGCGCCCGAGCACCGCTTCCCGGCCGCCGTGAACGACTGCCACGACGCGCTGCGCCACATCGCCGCGCACCCGGACGAGTTCGGTACGAACGCCGGCGCCCTGGCCGTCGCCGGCGACAGCGCGGGCGGCAACCTGGCCGCGGTCGCCGCGCTGCTGGCCCGCGACGACAAGCTGGAGCTGGCCGGGCAGCTGCTCGTCTACCCCAACACCGACCAGCTCGCGGCCGAGGGCTCGATGTACGAGAACGTCGACCCGTGGCTGTTCAACCACCGCTCGGTGTCCTGGTACCGCAAGCACTACCTGGCCGACGACGCCGACGCGCTCAACCCGCTGGCCTCGCCGCTGCTCGCGCCGGACCTGTCGGGTCTGCCGCCGGCGCTGATCATCACCGCCGAGTACGACCCGCTGCGCGACCAGGGGGAGGCGTACGCGCGGCGGCTGGCGGCGGCCGGGGTCAGCGTGGAGCTCACGCGGTACGAGGGGATGGTGCACGGCTTCTTCACGATGACCGGGGCGGTCGACGCGGCCCGGCACGCGGTGGATCAGGCTGCCGGGGCGCTGCGGGGGTGGTTCGCGATGAACACCGTCGCGTCCTGA
- a CDS encoding amino acid permease gives MTNPPSTLTTDRAEEEPTGSDAGYQKTLANFQIQMIAFGGAIGVGLFLGSAGALHRSGPGLVLAYALAGVSAFFVMRALGELVLYRPTSGSFVVYAREFIGPWAGYACGWMYWLNWAMTGVAELTAVGIYMHYWFPALPQWLSALAALGVLLAANLVSVKVFGDLETWFALCKILAILVFLVVAVALLLTHAGIGTHHAGWANVSAHGGMFPKGTWAVLVSLQSVVFAYAAIELVGITAGETAEPRKVVPKAVRAVVWRIAVFYVGSIGLLVLVLPWTVYHEGESPFVTVFSMLGVPGVGGVMNFVVLTAALSSTNSGLYSTGRILRALAERHEAPQYVSRMNSRGVPHGGIMLTAAVYLAGVLLNLVVPSRAFDIATSTASLGVLTTWATILVCQARLKAASELPGSPVHRPGFRMPGSPWTNYAVLVFLAGVLVLMGDSSDERPVLASVPVIVLVLWAGWRAIKRRFPVDVG, from the coding sequence ATGACGAACCCGCCCTCGACGCTGACCACCGACCGCGCCGAGGAGGAGCCGACCGGCAGCGACGCGGGGTATCAGAAGACGCTGGCGAACTTCCAGATCCAGATGATCGCCTTCGGCGGGGCGATCGGGGTCGGGCTCTTCCTCGGCTCGGCGGGGGCGCTGCACCGGTCCGGTCCGGGACTGGTGCTCGCCTACGCACTGGCCGGGGTCTCGGCGTTCTTCGTGATGCGCGCGCTCGGGGAGCTGGTGCTGTACCGGCCCACGTCCGGGAGCTTCGTGGTGTACGCCAGGGAGTTCATCGGGCCGTGGGCCGGCTACGCCTGCGGGTGGATGTACTGGCTGAACTGGGCCATGACCGGCGTCGCGGAGCTCACGGCCGTCGGGATCTACATGCACTACTGGTTCCCGGCGCTGCCGCAGTGGCTCTCGGCGCTGGCCGCGCTCGGCGTGCTGCTCGCGGCGAACCTGGTGTCGGTGAAGGTCTTCGGCGACCTGGAGACCTGGTTCGCGCTGTGCAAGATCCTCGCGATCCTGGTCTTCCTGGTGGTCGCGGTCGCGCTGCTGCTCACCCACGCCGGGATCGGCACCCACCACGCGGGCTGGGCCAACGTCTCCGCCCACGGGGGGATGTTCCCCAAGGGGACGTGGGCGGTGCTGGTCAGCCTGCAGTCGGTGGTCTTCGCGTACGCCGCGATCGAGCTGGTCGGCATCACCGCCGGGGAGACCGCGGAGCCGCGCAAGGTCGTGCCGAAGGCGGTGCGCGCGGTGGTCTGGCGCATCGCCGTGTTCTACGTCGGGTCGATCGGGCTGCTGGTCCTGGTGCTGCCGTGGACGGTGTACCACGAGGGCGAGAGCCCGTTCGTGACGGTGTTCTCGATGCTCGGGGTGCCGGGCGTGGGCGGCGTGATGAACTTCGTGGTGCTGACCGCCGCGCTGTCGTCGACCAACTCGGGGCTGTACTCCACCGGGCGGATCCTGCGCGCGCTGGCGGAACGCCACGAGGCCCCGCAGTACGTCTCGCGGATGAACAGCCGCGGCGTGCCGCACGGCGGCATCATGCTGACCGCGGCGGTGTACCTGGCCGGCGTGCTGCTGAACCTCGTGGTGCCCTCGCGCGCGTTCGACATCGCGACGTCCACGGCGTCGCTGGGGGTGCTGACGACCTGGGCGACGATCCTGGTGTGCCAGGCCCGGCTCAAGGCCGCCTCGGAGCTGCCGGGCAGCCCCGTGCACCGGCCGGGGTTCCGGATGCCGGGGTCGCCGTGGACGAACTACGCGGTGCTGGTGTTCCTGGCCGGGGTGCTGGTGTTGATGGGAGACAGCTCGGACGAGCGGCCGGTGCTGGCTTCGGTGCCGGTGATCGTGCTGGTGCTGTGGGCGGGGTGGCGGGCGATCAAGCGGCGGTTCCCGGTGGATGTGGGGTAG
- a CDS encoding MFS transporter, with translation MAVATAAVPTTDKRYQWVALTNTTAAMFMSALDGSIVLIALPPIFRGIHLDPLAPGNIVYLLWMIMGYRLVQAVFVVTLGRLGDMFGRVRTYNAGFMVFTIASVLLSFDPFDGTHGAMWLIGWRLLQAVGGSMLTANSAAILTDAFPPERRGFALGINQVAALAGMFIGLVAGGLLSAWDWRAVFWVNVPVGVFGTYWAYRRLRETSRATGGRIDWWGNVTFAVGLGSVLIGVTQGLQPYHGSAMGWANPTVIALLSVGVGSLIAFYFIESRIAEPMFDLSLFKIHDFTVGNAASLAISVARGGLQFVLVIWLQGIWLPLHGYDYSDTPLWAGIFLLPMTVGFLISGPVSGYLSDRFGSRGLSTAGAAVFGSSFIGLMLLPVQFPYWAFASLIALNGIGSGMFGAPNTSSIMSSVPASKRGAASGMRATFQNSGTAVSIGVFFSLMIAGLAARLPHTLTTSLQAQGVSAHAATQIGHLPPVSSLFAAMLGVNPVEHLLAGANALNSLTPAAHATLTGREFFPNLLSGPFHQGLIVVFSVATGLSVLAVIACLRRGKGLNVKEEIADSDA, from the coding sequence ATGGCGGTCGCCACGGCTGCGGTGCCGACCACCGACAAGCGCTACCAGTGGGTCGCGCTGACCAACACCACCGCGGCGATGTTCATGTCCGCCCTCGACGGCTCGATCGTGCTGATCGCGCTGCCGCCGATCTTCCGCGGCATCCACCTGGATCCGCTGGCGCCGGGGAACATCGTCTACCTGCTGTGGATGATCATGGGGTACCGGCTGGTGCAGGCGGTGTTCGTGGTCACGCTCGGGCGGCTCGGCGACATGTTCGGGCGCGTGCGCACGTACAACGCCGGGTTCATGGTGTTCACCATCGCCTCGGTGTTGTTGTCCTTCGATCCCTTCGACGGGACGCACGGCGCGATGTGGCTGATCGGCTGGCGGCTGCTGCAAGCTGTCGGCGGCTCGATGCTGACGGCCAACTCCGCCGCCATCCTCACCGACGCTTTCCCGCCCGAGCGGCGCGGGTTCGCGCTCGGTATCAACCAGGTCGCAGCGCTGGCCGGGATGTTCATCGGGCTGGTGGCCGGCGGGCTGCTGTCGGCGTGGGACTGGCGTGCGGTGTTCTGGGTGAACGTGCCGGTCGGGGTGTTCGGCACGTACTGGGCCTACCGGCGGCTGCGCGAGACCAGCCGGGCCACCGGCGGGCGGATCGACTGGTGGGGCAACGTCACCTTCGCCGTCGGGCTCGGCTCGGTGCTGATCGGCGTCACGCAGGGCCTGCAGCCGTACCACGGCAGTGCGATGGGCTGGGCGAACCCGACCGTGATCGCGCTGCTGAGCGTGGGTGTCGGGAGCCTGATCGCGTTCTACTTCATCGAGTCGCGGATCGCCGAGCCGATGTTCGACCTCTCACTGTTCAAGATCCACGACTTCACCGTCGGCAACGCCGCCTCGCTGGCGATCTCGGTGGCGCGCGGCGGGCTGCAGTTCGTGCTGGTGATCTGGCTGCAGGGCATATGGCTGCCGCTGCACGGCTACGACTACAGCGACACCCCGTTGTGGGCCGGCATCTTCCTGCTCCCGATGACCGTCGGCTTCCTGATATCCGGGCCGGTGTCCGGCTACCTGTCCGACCGCTTCGGCTCGCGCGGGCTGTCCACCGCCGGCGCGGCCGTGTTCGGCTCCAGCTTCATCGGCCTGATGCTGCTCCCGGTCCAGTTCCCGTACTGGGCCTTCGCGTCTCTGATCGCGCTGAACGGCATCGGCAGCGGCATGTTCGGCGCCCCGAACACGTCGTCCATCATGAGCAGCGTCCCGGCCAGCAAGCGCGGCGCCGCCTCCGGGATGCGCGCCACGTTCCAGAACTCCGGCACCGCGGTGTCCATCGGCGTCTTCTTCTCGCTGATGATCGCCGGCCTGGCCGCCCGGCTGCCGCACACGCTCACCACCAGCCTGCAGGCGCAGGGGGTGTCGGCGCACGCCGCGACGCAGATCGGGCACCTGCCGCCGGTGTCCTCGCTGTTCGCCGCGATGCTCGGCGTCAACCCGGTCGAACACCTCCTGGCCGGCGCCAACGCCCTGAACTCGCTGACCCCGGCCGCGCACGCAACCCTCACCGGCCGCGAGTTCTTCCCGAACCTGCTGTCAGGCCCCTTCCACCAGGGGCTGATCGTGGTGTTCTCGGTCGCCACGGGACTGTCCGTGCTGGCGGTGATCGCGTGCCTGCGCCGGGGGAAGGGGCTGAACGTCAAGGAGGAAATCGCCGACAGCGACGCGTGA
- a CDS encoding MarR family winged helix-turn-helix transcriptional regulator, with amino-acid sequence MDSPRVDDLSTALFSAISLVVRRLRQTAAPGEPSLPERSALARLDRNGPATAADLARVEQISPQAMGITLAALEERGLVERRRDEEDRRRSVTVVTEAGREALRLKRGARAAAIAAGLADGFTDEELRILADAAPLIQRLAEKI; translated from the coding sequence ATGGACTCCCCCCGTGTGGACGACCTGTCCACCGCGCTGTTCAGCGCGATCAGCCTCGTCGTGCGCCGCTTGCGCCAGACCGCCGCGCCCGGCGAGCCATCGCTCCCGGAGCGCTCGGCGCTCGCCCGGCTGGACCGGAACGGCCCGGCCACCGCTGCCGACCTGGCGCGGGTCGAGCAGATCAGTCCGCAGGCGATGGGCATCACGCTGGCCGCGCTGGAGGAGCGCGGGCTGGTCGAGCGGCGGCGGGACGAGGAGGACCGGCGGCGCTCGGTGACCGTCGTGACCGAGGCCGGGCGGGAGGCGCTGCGGCTCAAGCGCGGTGCGCGGGCCGCGGCCATTGCGGCCGGGCTGGCCGATGGGTTCACCGATGAGGAGCTGCGGATTCTGGCCGACGCGGCGCCCCTGATACAGCGCCTCGCGGAGAAGATCTGA
- a CDS encoding carbonic anhydrase gives MAPLLENNEWSAHGFTPVPLSPPAAQVIVVTCLDHRLDPARILGLNPGDAPVIRNAGGRVTESVIADVAYLGFLARQVFGVEGPLFEIAIIHHTQCGTGFLADPGFRDQAAEATGVPAPTLAASTVDDPSVTVKEDVERLLGSPLLPLGTTVSGHVYDVDTGRVAMVLDTPTGT, from the coding sequence ATGGCTCCCCTCCTGGAGAACAACGAATGGTCCGCGCACGGCTTCACCCCGGTGCCGCTCAGCCCGCCGGCCGCCCAGGTCATCGTCGTGACCTGCCTGGACCACCGGCTGGACCCGGCCCGGATCCTGGGCCTGAACCCCGGTGACGCCCCGGTCATCCGCAACGCCGGCGGACGCGTCACCGAGTCCGTCATCGCCGACGTCGCCTACCTCGGCTTCCTGGCCCGGCAGGTGTTCGGCGTCGAAGGCCCGCTGTTCGAGATCGCGATCATCCACCACACCCAGTGCGGCACCGGCTTCCTGGCCGATCCCGGCTTCCGCGACCAGGCCGCCGAGGCCACCGGCGTGCCCGCGCCGACGCTGGCCGCCAGCACCGTCGACGACCCGTCCGTGACGGTGAAGGAGGACGTCGAGCGTCTGCTCGGCTCACCCCTGCTCCCGCTCGGGACCACCGTCTCAGGGCACGTCTACGACGTGGACACCGGACGGGTCGCCATGGTGCTCGACACGCCTACCGGAACGTGA
- a CDS encoding TetR/AcrR family transcriptional regulator, with protein MSTERSAAENPSSTAGSRTAPGPRTTARRPRGAVREGLIAAGLELARAGGPDAVVLREATRIVGVVPNAAYRHFADRDELLAAVCAAAMAELGARMAAAVAAVPGERGDADAAFGRMAAVGTAYLAFAREEPKLFATAFAVPEQHPYFVPENAAGSDRTPLGQLRDVLDELVEAGLLDPRRREGVEFPVWSTVHGLAVLIEQGPLRVAPEEDVRLLTDKVLGFIAESLLAGVPEAGA; from the coding sequence ATGAGCACCGAGCGATCAGCCGCCGAGAACCCCAGCTCGACGGCCGGTTCCCGGACTGCCCCCGGACCCCGGACCACGGCGCGGCGCCCGCGCGGCGCGGTCCGCGAGGGCCTGATCGCCGCCGGCCTGGAGCTGGCCCGGGCCGGCGGCCCGGACGCCGTGGTGCTGCGCGAGGCGACCCGCATCGTCGGGGTCGTGCCGAACGCCGCCTACCGGCACTTCGCCGACCGCGACGAGCTGCTGGCGGCGGTGTGCGCGGCGGCGATGGCCGAGCTCGGCGCGCGGATGGCCGCGGCGGTGGCCGCCGTGCCGGGGGAGCGCGGCGACGCCGATGCCGCGTTCGGGCGGATGGCGGCGGTCGGCACGGCGTATCTGGCGTTCGCGCGCGAGGAGCCGAAGCTGTTCGCCACGGCCTTCGCCGTGCCGGAGCAGCACCCTTATTTCGTCCCGGAGAACGCGGCGGGTTCGGACCGGACGCCGCTGGGCCAGTTGCGGGACGTGCTGGACGAACTGGTCGAGGCCGGCCTGCTCGACCCGCGGCGGCGGGAGGGCGTCGAGTTCCCGGTCTGGTCGACGGTGCACGGGCTGGCGGTGCTGATCGAGCAGGGGCCGCTGCGGGTGGCGCCGGAGGAGGACGTTCGGCTGCTGACCGACAAGGTGCTCGGGTTCATCGCCGAGAGCCTGCTGGCGGGGGTTCCTGAAGCAGGCGCCTGA
- a CDS encoding protein kinase: MGVVWRARDEVLGRDVAVKELRPDHGMSGAQVRTSHQRARREGRIAARLQHPNAVVIYDVAEHDGRPYLIMEYVPSQSLGDILATGAVLTPTEVTSIGAQLASALTAAHERGIVHRDIKPGNVLMTTDGTVKLTDFGISRAAGDATVTATGEILGTPAYTAPEVAQGHPVAFPADVFSLGATLYAAVEGTPPFGEDHNAMATLLRVVRNEIRLPKRSGPLTDTIMRMLSPEPVDRPTMKQVWQGLDAQSFKPLPVADIRVSAPVTKAFEAPSPTLVVTDPLSAKRMAASSETASKAPSAGAAPVPTPVPILEPLPTPTPTPSSISSRVTAPNAPSDPTEDPTSASAPAAASTAPPTSAPSTSTTPTTSSAKPSATSSSAAVQGATPTSAMTAPPTRNTAKSAPAPTPALTGAESAANTPPPPTSDHPAVSPTSPPPEGRSRSRMPLAIAICVVGTAVLIVAIVVAMNSGGDSSQNQPVAHGATTSKPSSPTKPTTSSGQAAAPSGTPSGPPTSGSTAGSTSASTSGSATTSSSTPTSSASTPSTAPTDVATQLSQFVTNYYGLLPGNLNAAWPQMTAAYQTNVARGFGNYQSFWNGYQQVTISDVVATPPSTVVATIHYVSKDGTHSDERTSFGLVKDGTSWKIDTSHVIG; the protein is encoded by the coding sequence ATGGGCGTCGTCTGGCGGGCCCGCGACGAGGTCCTGGGACGTGATGTCGCCGTCAAGGAGTTGCGGCCCGACCATGGCATGAGCGGCGCGCAGGTCCGCACTTCGCATCAGCGCGCCCGGCGCGAGGGCCGCATCGCCGCGCGCCTCCAGCATCCGAACGCCGTCGTCATCTACGACGTGGCCGAGCACGACGGCCGACCCTACCTGATCATGGAGTACGTCCCCTCGCAGAGCCTCGGGGACATCCTCGCGACCGGCGCGGTGCTCACGCCGACCGAGGTGACCAGCATCGGCGCGCAGCTGGCCTCGGCATTGACCGCCGCGCACGAGCGGGGCATCGTGCACCGGGACATCAAGCCCGGCAATGTGCTGATGACCACCGACGGCACCGTGAAGCTCACCGACTTCGGCATCTCCCGGGCCGCCGGCGACGCGACCGTCACCGCGACCGGGGAGATCCTGGGCACCCCCGCGTACACCGCGCCGGAGGTCGCGCAGGGGCATCCGGTCGCGTTCCCGGCCGACGTGTTCTCGCTCGGCGCCACCCTGTACGCCGCGGTCGAGGGCACCCCGCCGTTCGGCGAGGACCACAACGCCATGGCCACGCTGCTGCGCGTGGTCCGCAACGAGATCCGGCTCCCGAAGCGCTCCGGGCCGCTGACCGACACGATCATGCGGATGCTGAGCCCGGAGCCGGTGGACCGGCCGACGATGAAGCAGGTCTGGCAGGGACTGGACGCGCAGTCGTTCAAGCCGCTGCCGGTCGCCGACATCCGGGTTTCGGCCCCGGTGACGAAGGCGTTCGAGGCGCCGTCGCCGACGCTCGTGGTGACGGATCCGTTGTCCGCGAAGCGCATGGCGGCCTCGTCCGAGACGGCCTCGAAGGCGCCGTCCGCCGGCGCGGCGCCGGTACCGACACCAGTGCCGATCCTGGAGCCGCTGCCGACTCCCACGCCGACCCCGAGCTCGATATCGTCCCGGGTCACGGCGCCGAACGCGCCCTCGGACCCGACCGAGGACCCGACCTCAGCCTCGGCCCCGGCCGCGGCGTCGACCGCCCCGCCGACCTCGGCCCCGTCGACGTCCACGACGCCGACCACCTCGTCGGCCAAGCCCTCGGCCACGTCGTCGTCGGCGGCCGTCCAGGGCGCCACACCGACCTCGGCCATGACCGCGCCGCCGACCCGGAACACCGCGAAGTCGGCGCCGGCACCCACCCCGGCGCTCACCGGCGCGGAGTCCGCCGCGAACACCCCGCCGCCCCCGACCTCCGACCACCCGGCCGTGAGCCCGACGTCGCCGCCGCCCGAGGGCCGCTCGCGCAGCCGGATGCCGCTCGCGATCGCGATCTGCGTCGTCGGCACGGCGGTCTTGATCGTGGCCATCGTCGTCGCGATGAACTCCGGCGGCGACTCCTCGCAGAACCAGCCGGTCGCGCACGGCGCGACCACGTCGAAGCCGTCGAGCCCGACCAAGCCGACGACGAGCTCGGGCCAGGCCGCGGCGCCGTCCGGCACCCCGTCGGGCCCGCCGACCTCGGGCTCGACCGCCGGCTCGACCTCGGCCTCGACGTCCGGCTCCGCGACCACGTCGTCGTCGACCCCCACGTCCTCCGCCTCCACCCCGTCGACCGCGCCCACCGACGTCGCGACCCAGCTGAGCCAGTTCGTCACGAACTACTACGGCCTGCTCCCGGGCAACCTCAACGCGGCCTGGCCGCAGATGACAGCCGCCTACCAGACGAACGTGGCCCGGGGCTTCGGCAACTACCAGTCCTTCTGGAACGGCTACCAGCAGGTCACGATCTCGGATGTGGTGGCCACGCCGCCGTCCACGGTCGTCGCGACCATCCACTACGTCTCGAAGGACGGCACGCACAGCGACGAGCGCACGTCCTTCGGCCTGGTCAAGGACGGCACCAGCTGGAAGATCGACACCAGCCACGTCATCGGCTAG
- a CDS encoding flavodoxin family protein, translating to MRFDDLRALFINCTLKRSPELSHTQGLIDVSARIMAKHGVTVSHVRAVDHDIATGVWPDMTEHGWASDAWPGIQEQVMATDILVLAGPIWLGDNSSVTKRVIERLYGSSGILNPAGQYAYYGRVGGCLITGNEDGVKHCAMNILYSLQHLGYAIPPQADAGWIGEAGPGPSYLDQGSGGPQNDFTNRNTTFMTWNLMHLARMLKDAGGVPAYGNQRSAWDAGSRFDFENPEYR from the coding sequence ATGCGATTCGACGACCTCCGGGCCCTGTTCATCAACTGCACGCTCAAGCGCTCCCCCGAGCTCAGCCACACGCAGGGGCTGATCGACGTCAGCGCGCGCATCATGGCGAAGCACGGTGTGACCGTCTCGCACGTGCGCGCCGTCGACCACGACATCGCCACCGGTGTGTGGCCCGACATGACGGAGCACGGCTGGGCGTCCGACGCCTGGCCGGGCATCCAGGAGCAGGTGATGGCCACCGACATTCTGGTGCTCGCGGGTCCGATCTGGCTCGGCGACAACAGCTCGGTGACCAAGCGCGTCATCGAGCGTCTTTACGGCAGTTCCGGGATCCTCAACCCCGCCGGGCAGTATGCGTATTACGGACGCGTCGGGGGCTGCCTGATCACCGGCAACGAGGACGGCGTCAAGCACTGCGCCATGAACATCCTCTACAGCCTGCAACACCTCGGCTACGCCATCCCTCCGCAGGCCGACGCCGGCTGGATCGGGGAGGCCGGTCCCGGGCCCTCCTACCTGGACCAGGGCTCCGGCGGGCCGCAGAACGACTTCACGAACCGGAACACCACGTTCATGACGTGGAACCTGATGCACCTGGCGCGGATGCTGAAGGACGCCGGCGGGGTCCCGGCATACGGGAACCAGCGCTCGGCGTGGGACGCCGGGTCACGGTTCGACTTCGAGAACCCCGAGTACCGGTAG